One Hevea brasiliensis isolate MT/VB/25A 57/8 chromosome 5, ASM3005281v1, whole genome shotgun sequence genomic region harbors:
- the LOC110649797 gene encoding zinc finger protein 8-like — MDKSERETHDFMNVESFSQLPFIRPALVKEKGIRLFGIEFGGNVDTIAAADESASAETNEDTAKESESSGDNNRRFECHYCCRNFPTSQALGGHQNAHKRERQHAKRAHLQSAMVHNSLSDAHIYGLVNYRIGSTPTPTMSYPSWNSHANSSRFYGSHGSYSQQPINGSPLGLLRFPAAHGSATHHQDRSVHPLPLFAGEELKPSQVGGSSSQGQYGYESKPSVQDHVSLDLHL; from the coding sequence ATGGATAAGAGTGAAAGAGAGACTCACGACTTCATGAACGTGGAGTCCTTCTCTCAGCTACCTTTTATCCGCCCTGCACTCGTCAAAGAAAAGGGCATTCGCCTCTTTGGCATAGAATTCGGAGGCAACGTCGACACTATTGCAGCGGCTGATGAGTCTGCGTCCGCCGAAACCAATGAAGACACTGCAAAAGAAAGCGAAAGTAGTGGAGATAACAATAGAAGATTTGAGTGTCATTACTGTTGTAGAAATTTCCCTACATCTCAAGCTTTGGGTGGCCATCAAAACGCGCACAAAAGAGAACGCCAGCACGCAAAACGGGCTCATCTTCAGTCGGCAATGGTTCACAATAGCCTCTCTGACGCTCATATTTATGGGCTGGTAAATTACAGGATAGGCTCAACTCCTACCCCAACCATGTCTTACCCTTCATGGAATAGCCACGCCAATAGTTCTAGGTTTTATGGTAGCCATGGCTCCTACTCTCAGCAGCCCATCAATGGGAGTCCATTAGGCCTGTTGCGGTTCCCAGCCGCTCACGGTAGTGCTACTCATCATCAAGACCGTTCTGTGCATCCCTTGCCTTTGTTTGCAGGCGAGGAGTTGAAGCCTTCGCAGGTGGGTGGCTCTAGCTCGCAGGGACAGTATGGATACGAGTCAAAGCCAAGCGTGCAAGACCATGTGAGTTTAGATCTTCATCTGTAA